The Pristiophorus japonicus isolate sPriJap1 chromosome 3, sPriJap1.hap1, whole genome shotgun sequence genome has a segment encoding these proteins:
- the arl4cb gene encoding ADP-ribosylation factor-like 4Cb: MGNSFSNVSAFQSLHIVMLGLDSAGKTTVLYRLKFNEFVNTVPTIGFNTEKIKLSNGTAKGISCHFWDVGGQEKLRPLWKSYSRCTDGIIYVVDSVDVDRLEEAKTELHKITKISENQGTPLLVIANKQDLPKSLPVADLEKQLALHELSPSTAWHVQPACAIIGEGLPEGMDKLYEMIVKRRKALRQKKKR, encoded by the coding sequence ATGGGCAACAGTTTCTCCAATGTCTCGGCTTTTCAATCCCTTCACATTGTCATGTTGGGTTTGGACTCGGCGGGTAAGACCACGGTCTTGTACAGGCTGAAATTCAACGAGTTCGTCAACACGGTGCCAACCATCGGCTTCAACACCGAGAAGATCAAACTGAGCAACGGCACGGCCAAAGGGATCAGCTGCCATTTCTGGGATGTCGGGGGCCAGGAAAAGCTCAGACCCCTGTGGAAGTCCTACAGCCGCTGCACGGACGGTATCATCTATGTGGTGGACTCGGTGGACGTGGACAGGCTGGAGGAGGCCAAGACCGAGCTGCACAAGATCACCAAGATCTCAGAGAACCAGGGCACCCCTCTGCTGGTGATCGCCAACAAGCAGGACCTGCCCAAATCCCTGCCCGTGGCCGACCTGGAGAAGCAGCTGGCTCTGCACGAACTCAGCCCGTCCACCGCCTGGCATGTACAGCCGGCCTGTGCCATCATTGGCGAGGGGCTGCCTGAAGGCATGGACAAACTGTACGAGATGATCGTTAAAAGAAGGAAAGCCCTGAGGCAGAAGAAGAAGCGGTGA